A window of Sphingobacterium sp. SRCM116780 contains these coding sequences:
- a CDS encoding DHA2 family efflux MFS transporter permease subunit, whose translation MTATLDQDSLIEYGYRRVIITIIAVLCALLEIVDTTIVNVALNDMKGTLGATLTDIAWVITAYAIANVIVIPMTSWLSQQFGRRNYFAASIVIFTVASFLCGNSTNIWELVFFRFLQGMGGGALLVTAQTIITESYPPAKRSMAQAIYGMGVIVGPTLGPPLGGYIVDHFSWPYIFYINVPLGIIAVLLTLSFVKSPKYGEKQAAKDVDWWGMIFLIMFIGSLQYVLEHGQQDDWFADRAIVILSVTSVLGLLLFIWREMVYDRPIVNLRVLKDKNLQVGVVMSFILGFGLFGSTFVIPIYTQSILGWTATDAGLLLIPSSLMTGVMMPFIGKMIQNGVPQKYMVALGLCVFFGFSFVMYSRLTNDTGAEHMFWPLIFRGVGLGLLFVPVMTLSLSTLSGKSIGEGAAFTGMMRQLGGSFGIALITTFISRFTQAHRVNLLANLDPTRFEVQQRINQLQAGFVAKGFTPNEALAKAYQILEGSVMKQATVLSYMDVFLFIGLLFIACVPFVLMIKQGKNKVDTSSLH comes from the coding sequence ATGACAGCTACGCTTGATCAAGATAGTCTCATTGAGTACGGGTATCGACGTGTAATCATTACCATTATTGCGGTTCTCTGTGCTTTATTGGAGATTGTCGATACCACCATTGTCAATGTTGCCCTCAACGATATGAAAGGAACATTAGGGGCGACATTGACGGATATTGCTTGGGTGATCACAGCATATGCGATCGCCAATGTAATCGTTATCCCAATGACAAGTTGGCTATCGCAACAATTTGGTCGAAGAAATTACTTTGCTGCTTCTATTGTTATTTTTACGGTAGCTTCCTTTTTATGTGGTAATTCGACCAATATATGGGAACTTGTATTTTTTAGATTTTTGCAAGGAATGGGAGGGGGAGCGTTATTGGTTACCGCTCAAACCATCATTACGGAAAGTTACCCTCCAGCGAAAAGAAGTATGGCACAAGCCATCTATGGGATGGGGGTTATTGTAGGGCCGACATTAGGACCTCCTTTGGGTGGTTATATTGTGGATCATTTCTCATGGCCTTATATTTTTTATATCAATGTACCTTTAGGTATTATTGCAGTGCTACTGACACTTTCGTTTGTTAAAAGTCCAAAATATGGAGAAAAACAGGCTGCTAAAGATGTGGATTGGTGGGGAATGATTTTTCTGATTATGTTCATTGGTTCGCTTCAGTATGTGCTGGAACATGGACAACAGGATGATTGGTTCGCAGATAGAGCGATCGTTATTTTATCCGTTACTTCCGTTTTAGGATTATTGCTTTTCATTTGGCGAGAGATGGTGTATGACCGGCCTATTGTAAATCTTCGGGTACTGAAAGATAAAAATTTGCAGGTAGGTGTTGTCATGAGTTTCATCTTAGGATTTGGACTATTCGGTTCTACGTTTGTCATCCCTATCTATACACAATCGATCCTCGGATGGACGGCTACAGATGCGGGTCTATTGCTGATTCCTAGTTCATTGATGACAGGGGTGATGATGCCTTTTATTGGTAAAATGATCCAAAATGGTGTTCCTCAAAAATATATGGTGGCTTTAGGCTTGTGTGTTTTCTTCGGTTTTTCATTTGTGATGTATAGCCGCTTGACCAATGATACAGGTGCAGAACATATGTTTTGGCCCTTGATATTTAGAGGGGTTGGATTGGGGTTATTGTTTGTGCCAGTCATGACGTTATCACTATCGACCTTGTCGGGTAAAAGTATTGGTGAAGGTGCCGCTTTTACAGGTATGATGCGTCAATTAGGGGGATCATTTGGTATCGCATTGATTACCACTTTTATTTCTCGTTTTACGCAAGCTCACCGTGTAAATTTGTTAGCTAACTTAGATCCAACTCGTTTTGAAGTCCAACAAAGAATCAATCAGCTGCAAGCTGGTTTTGTAGCAAAAGGATTTACACCAAATGAAGCTTTAGCGAAGGCTTACCAGATATTGGAAGGTTCAGTCATGAAACAAGCAACTGTGTTATCGTATATGGATGTGTTTTTATTCATTGGATTACTGTTTATCGCTTGTGTACCTTTTGTATTGATGATCAAACAGGGTAAGAATAAAGTAGATACCTCTAGTTTGCATTAA
- a CDS encoding TonB-dependent receptor, translating into MRKTLLTLIVIAIIGLAKTNQTFAQGSNIIELTGHIIDQNTKESLPGITITIQGTVNGTSTNNNGDFKLNTKAKYPFTLQVSGVGFETKTYQVTGPQSNLNLALLTQTILGKEVVVTASRTQESILKSPVAIQKLDIRAIRESPAPSFYDALENVKGVQMTTASITFKIPNTRGFNIPNNFRFVQLADGVDMQAATLGVPLGNAIGPTELDIASMEITPGASSALYGMNAINGMANLLTKNPFLYEGLSVYSKNGLNHTGGTGRALSNLTENAVRFAKSFNNKFAFKVNLSYLRGTDWLSNSYQDQNPNNLNTANPNYPELSGSNNPAYDGWNNYGDENNNAVTINGLTFNGKSNQSIIVRRTGYKEEDLSKPTVENLKFDAAFHYRFNENAELSYSYRFGQMDGVFQRGNKIQLDNVRVQNHKLELKGNDYSIKTYISTENTGDSYNIKPLADNLDLTHLSNNAWRDLFKNTLQTQLNEGTSLTEALQNARRFADNGRVEPGTKEFEALKNTITQINNWDHLNAGVATGTATGGAQLKQMSRTYHANAQWDLSRHITMFNLLLGADATVYEVVPDGNNFVDFKRPVAERNQPLANGSFGDNVYYKKVGGFGQITKSLLDEKLKLFGSLRIDYNPEFSAKLNPRIAAVYTLNEKHNLRASFQNGYRFPALFEALSFVNNGNVRRVGGLSYINEGLGYLDNSYTLQSVNAFNAAVNKDVADGLTANDAALKNRALLAATDLKATEPESIKSFEIGYKSVLFHNKLAIDWDLYSNVYNGFLGQVEVAVPATDKISTDASVLDMLASNRSKQTRYRVYTNAKNSYNNYGSSLGITYNFSGTYTVAGNINYSNITKNKESDIFVTGFNTPKWASNLSFGNREILPNFGFNVVWKWQDAFNWESPLVNARVSAYNNIDAQVSYRLTKATIKVGGSNVLNNHYIQYAGGPTLGALYYAAITFDNILTK; encoded by the coding sequence ATGAGAAAAACTTTACTAACGCTAATCGTTATAGCGATTATTGGACTGGCAAAAACCAATCAAACTTTTGCTCAGGGTTCAAACATTATTGAACTCACAGGTCATATTATTGATCAGAATACCAAAGAATCTTTACCTGGAATTACCATTACCATTCAAGGAACTGTAAATGGAACTTCCACGAATAACAACGGAGATTTTAAACTTAATACGAAAGCAAAATATCCCTTTACACTACAAGTATCAGGTGTAGGCTTTGAAACAAAAACCTACCAAGTAACTGGTCCTCAGTCTAATTTAAATCTTGCTTTATTGACACAGACTATACTTGGAAAAGAAGTTGTGGTCACGGCATCGCGAACACAAGAAAGTATCTTAAAATCACCTGTTGCTATTCAAAAATTAGATATTAGAGCCATACGAGAATCTCCTGCCCCTAGTTTCTATGATGCACTTGAGAATGTAAAAGGTGTTCAGATGACAACAGCGAGTATCACGTTCAAAATTCCCAATACAAGAGGTTTCAATATCCCCAATAACTTTAGGTTTGTTCAATTGGCAGATGGTGTTGATATGCAAGCAGCTACTCTAGGAGTCCCACTAGGTAATGCAATCGGCCCTACGGAGTTAGATATTGCCAGTATGGAGATCACTCCAGGAGCTTCCTCTGCCCTATATGGTATGAACGCGATTAATGGTATGGCAAATCTATTGACGAAAAATCCTTTTCTGTATGAAGGATTAAGCGTTTACAGCAAGAATGGACTCAATCACACGGGAGGTACGGGTCGAGCCTTAAGTAATCTAACCGAAAATGCGGTTCGATTTGCAAAATCATTTAATAATAAATTTGCATTTAAAGTCAACCTGAGTTACTTAAGGGGAACCGATTGGTTGTCCAATTCCTATCAGGATCAAAACCCAAACAATTTAAACACGGCAAATCCGAATTATCCAGAACTTTCGGGCAGTAATAATCCTGCCTATGATGGCTGGAATAATTATGGTGACGAAAATAATAATGCCGTTACGATCAATGGATTGACTTTTAATGGTAAATCAAACCAATCTATTATTGTTCGTCGAACTGGATACAAGGAGGAAGATCTCTCAAAACCCACCGTAGAGAATTTAAAATTTGATGCTGCATTCCATTACCGTTTTAATGAAAATGCAGAATTATCCTATAGCTATCGATTCGGTCAGATGGATGGCGTATTTCAACGAGGAAATAAAATTCAATTAGACAATGTTCGGGTTCAGAATCACAAATTAGAGTTGAAAGGAAATGACTATTCGATTAAAACCTATATTTCAACAGAAAATACAGGCGATTCTTATAATATCAAACCACTGGCCGATAACTTGGATCTGACACATCTATCCAATAATGCATGGAGAGATTTGTTCAAAAACACCTTACAAACACAATTAAATGAGGGAACCTCATTAACAGAAGCCCTACAAAATGCAAGAAGGTTCGCCGACAATGGTCGTGTAGAACCTGGAACAAAGGAGTTTGAAGCGTTGAAAAATACCATTACGCAAATCAACAACTGGGATCACCTAAATGCAGGTGTAGCGACAGGAACAGCAACAGGTGGTGCGCAACTCAAGCAGATGAGTCGGACGTATCATGCCAATGCACAATGGGATTTAAGCCGACACATTACTATGTTTAATCTACTTTTAGGAGCTGATGCTACCGTATATGAAGTCGTTCCTGATGGTAATAATTTTGTTGATTTTAAAAGACCTGTTGCTGAGCGCAACCAACCTTTAGCGAATGGTTCTTTTGGTGACAATGTATATTACAAGAAAGTTGGAGGTTTTGGTCAAATAACAAAATCACTATTGGATGAAAAATTAAAGCTTTTCGGATCATTACGTATCGACTACAATCCTGAATTTTCAGCGAAACTCAATCCAAGAATCGCGGCGGTGTACACATTAAACGAAAAACACAACTTACGTGCATCTTTTCAAAATGGCTATCGTTTCCCAGCTCTTTTTGAAGCCTTATCTTTTGTGAACAATGGAAATGTACGTCGTGTAGGTGGTCTCTCTTATATCAACGAAGGACTTGGTTACTTAGACAATTCGTATACCTTACAGTCGGTCAATGCTTTTAATGCTGCAGTAAATAAAGATGTCGCAGATGGATTGACGGCAAATGATGCTGCACTCAAAAACCGCGCACTTTTAGCAGCGACGGACTTAAAAGCAACAGAACCGGAAAGCATTAAATCATTTGAAATAGGTTATAAGTCTGTACTCTTTCACAATAAATTGGCCATTGACTGGGATCTGTATAGCAATGTTTATAATGGATTCTTAGGGCAAGTAGAAGTAGCGGTGCCTGCTACAGATAAAATATCTACAGATGCTTCTGTATTGGATATGTTAGCCAGCAACAGGTCAAAACAAACACGTTATCGGGTGTATACCAATGCAAAAAACAGTTATAACAATTACGGAAGTTCATTAGGTATTACCTATAATTTCAGTGGTACTTATACCGTAGCTGGTAATATTAACTACAGCAACATTACAAAAAACAAGGAGTCGGATATTTTCGTTACGGGTTTTAACACCCCAAAATGGGCTTCCAATCTGTCATTTGGAAATAGAGAAATCCTGCCAAACTTTGGCTTTAATGTGGTTTGGAAATGGCAAGATGCTTTTAACTGGGAAAGTCCACTCGTCAATGCACGTGTATCAGCCTATAATAATATTGATGCGCAAGTGAGTTACAGATTGACAAAAGCAACCATAAAAGTTGGTGGAAGTAATGTACTCAACAATCATTACATCCAATATGCTGGTGGTCCTACACTTGGTGCTTTGTATTATGCAGCCATTACGTTCGATAATATCTTAACAAAATAG
- a CDS encoding discoidin domain-containing protein gives MKNNRFYLLCGFALLTIFSCKDITQDLSNLEGSTSSVAQNQSVTLSNEWRNNPYKLNVIYFVPNDVDSIPNFRKRLSRILLDAQSMFANNMDREGFGRKSFGLDLVNDSLINIIYLAGNFGKATYPYEGGSGAVKSEVDAYYALNPSAKKSEHNLIVIPTYNTDPANPGGPPFYGTGTSCYALDYVNLDAKNLGIGGDIGWKATVWIGGMIHELGHGLNASHNHMNKTLEPTLGTALMGSGNSTYGLSTTSLTKTTAATFNNSQVFSTVTRSDWYSAASVEITSLSSSFSSNKIIVSGKFTTTKPVQDVVIWHDRTPYGGNQDYDAVQWATKVIGQDSFRFECPLADFYDLTSEYQLRIGFLHENGSRSTYSYLYNFVNSVPDLSKVVVHDLLPTTGWSIIGTDSQESAAPASNVLDKNRSTIWHTQWSAVQTPQPHYFSVNMGAIRAVKGLAFRNRDNLNGAMKDINIYSSTNGTTWTLVKTAQLIKVSGSWINVDLTSTLNTRYLKIESTTSWGDFFYSNLADFGVYSN, from the coding sequence ATGAAAAACAACCGTTTTTACCTACTCTGTGGGTTTGCTTTACTGACTATTTTTTCATGTAAAGACATTACTCAAGATTTAAGCAATCTCGAAGGATCTACATCCAGTGTTGCACAAAATCAATCCGTCACACTTAGCAATGAGTGGCGAAACAATCCTTATAAATTGAACGTTATTTATTTCGTTCCCAACGATGTAGATTCCATTCCAAATTTCAGAAAACGACTCAGTAGAATATTATTAGATGCACAGTCGATGTTTGCAAATAATATGGATCGGGAGGGATTTGGAAGAAAATCATTTGGTTTGGATCTTGTCAATGACTCACTGATTAACATCATTTACCTTGCAGGAAACTTCGGTAAAGCTACTTATCCTTATGAAGGAGGTTCTGGAGCCGTCAAATCGGAAGTAGATGCCTATTATGCTTTAAATCCTTCAGCCAAAAAAAGCGAACATAATTTGATTGTCATCCCCACTTATAATACAGATCCGGCCAATCCAGGAGGTCCTCCTTTTTACGGTACAGGTACTTCTTGTTATGCATTGGATTATGTCAATTTAGATGCTAAAAATTTAGGAATAGGTGGGGATATCGGTTGGAAAGCTACTGTATGGATAGGGGGTATGATCCATGAATTAGGACATGGTTTAAATGCCAGTCATAATCATATGAATAAAACGTTGGAACCTACTTTAGGAACCGCTTTGATGGGAAGTGGTAATTCTACTTATGGACTTTCTACTACTTCACTGACAAAGACTACGGCTGCAACATTTAATAATAGTCAGGTATTCAGTACCGTTACTCGTAGTGATTGGTACAGTGCTGCATCTGTGGAAATTACTTCACTATCCTCTTCTTTCTCCAGTAATAAAATCATTGTTTCTGGAAAGTTTACCACCACTAAACCAGTACAAGATGTTGTTATCTGGCATGATAGAACCCCTTATGGTGGTAATCAGGATTACGACGCTGTGCAATGGGCGACCAAAGTTATTGGACAGGATAGTTTTCGATTTGAATGTCCATTGGCTGATTTTTACGATTTGACCAGCGAGTATCAACTTCGGATTGGTTTTCTTCATGAGAACGGAAGTCGTTCGACATACAGTTATCTGTATAATTTCGTCAATAGTGTACCCGATTTATCTAAAGTAGTGGTTCATGATCTATTACCGACAACAGGTTGGTCCATCATAGGAACTGATAGCCAGGAAAGTGCTGCTCCAGCAAGTAATGTATTGGATAAAAATAGGAGTACAATTTGGCATACACAGTGGTCTGCGGTTCAAACGCCTCAACCACATTATTTCTCTGTTAATATGGGAGCAATTCGCGCTGTAAAAGGTCTAGCTTTCCGAAATAGGGATAATCTGAATGGTGCGATGAAAGATATTAATATTTATTCAAGTACAAACGGGACGACTTGGACGTTAGTAAAAACAGCTCAGTTAATAAAAGTATCGGGAAGCTGGATTAATGTTGATCTCACTTCGACATTGAATACACGCTATCTAAAAATAGAGTCAACGACCTCTTGGGGAGATTTCTTCTATTCAAATTTGGCCGACTTCGGTGTCTACTCGAACTAG
- a CDS encoding ABC-F family ATP-binding cassette domain-containing protein: MINVSNLSLRYGKRVLFEDVNLKFTPGNCYGIIGANGAGKSTFLKIVSGDIDPSTGSVAFTPGDRMSVLSQDHYAFDEFTVLETVMMGNKELYKIMKEKDAIYMKEDFSDADGERAGELESLFAEMDGWNAESNAATLLSSLGIKEEFHYKLVSEIDGNQKVRVLLAQALFGKPDILILDEPTNDLDINTIAWLEDFLASYEAIVLVVSHDRHFLDAVCTHTVDIDFGKMTIYTGNYSFWYESSQLALKQRTDQNKKTEDKVKELQEFIRRFSANASKSKQATSRKKALDKINIDEIKPSNRKYPAIMFNTMNREPGDQTLQVEGLGKTVNGEVFFKDITFMINKGDKIAVLGPNSLVTSAFYDIISGRDKDYKGDIKWGITITPADMPMDNSPFFEGRTENLVDWLRDYTTNPEADEQFIRGFLGKMLFSGEEVLKKCSVLSGGEKMRCMFSRMMLQGANFLIFDEPTNHLDLESITALNNGMVDFKGSMLFTSRDHELTETVANRIIELTPRGIIDKLMTYDEYINSEVVQAQRAEMYK; this comes from the coding sequence ATGATTAATGTGTCAAATCTTTCCCTTCGTTATGGTAAACGAGTACTATTCGAAGATGTCAATCTAAAATTCACACCTGGAAACTGTTACGGTATTATTGGTGCTAATGGAGCTGGAAAATCAACTTTCTTGAAAATTGTTTCAGGCGACATTGATCCTTCTACAGGTTCCGTTGCTTTTACCCCTGGAGATCGCATGTCCGTCTTGAGTCAAGATCACTATGCTTTTGATGAATTTACCGTATTGGAAACCGTCATGATGGGTAATAAAGAACTGTACAAAATCATGAAAGAGAAAGATGCCATCTATATGAAAGAGGATTTCTCTGATGCAGATGGTGAACGTGCAGGTGAATTAGAAAGCTTATTCGCGGAAATGGACGGTTGGAACGCGGAGTCCAATGCCGCTACCCTATTGAGTAGTTTAGGTATCAAGGAAGAGTTCCATTATAAATTAGTATCCGAAATCGATGGTAACCAAAAGGTACGTGTCTTATTGGCACAAGCATTATTTGGTAAACCTGATATTTTAATTCTTGATGAGCCTACCAATGATTTGGATATCAATACCATTGCATGGTTAGAAGATTTCTTAGCTTCTTATGAAGCAATTGTATTGGTTGTATCCCATGACCGTCACTTCTTAGATGCTGTATGTACACATACTGTAGATATTGATTTTGGTAAGATGACCATTTATACGGGTAACTATTCTTTCTGGTACGAATCTTCACAATTGGCATTAAAACAACGTACGGATCAAAACAAGAAAACAGAAGATAAAGTAAAAGAATTACAAGAATTTATCCGTCGATTCTCCGCTAATGCTTCAAAATCTAAACAAGCGACTTCTCGTAAGAAAGCTTTAGATAAAATCAACATCGATGAGATCAAACCTTCTAACCGTAAATATCCAGCGATCATGTTCAACACGATGAACAGAGAGCCAGGAGATCAAACGTTGCAAGTAGAAGGATTGGGTAAAACCGTGAACGGAGAGGTGTTCTTTAAAGACATTACATTCATGATTAATAAAGGTGATAAAATTGCTGTATTAGGACCAAATTCATTGGTTACTTCTGCATTTTACGATATCATCTCTGGTCGTGATAAAGATTACAAAGGTGATATTAAATGGGGCATTACCATCACCCCTGCTGATATGCCAATGGATAACTCACCTTTCTTTGAAGGTAGAACAGAAAACTTAGTTGATTGGTTAAGAGATTACACCACAAACCCTGAGGCTGATGAGCAATTCATCCGTGGATTCTTAGGAAAAATGTTGTTCTCTGGCGAAGAAGTATTGAAAAAATGTTCTGTGCTATCTGGAGGTGAAAAGATGCGTTGTATGTTCTCCAGAATGATGCTTCAAGGAGCAAATTTCTTAATCTTTGATGAACCAACCAACCACTTGGATTTAGAGTCTATCACGGCATTAAACAACGGTATGGTAGATTTCAAAGGTTCTATGTTGTTCACATCTCGTGACCACGAGTTAACAGAAACTGTAGCCAATCGTATTATTGAATTGACTCCTAGAGGAATCATTGATAAATTAATGACTTACGATGAATATATCAATAGTGAAGTTGTACAAGCACAACGTGCTGAAATGTACAAATAA
- a CDS encoding TPM domain-containing protein: MKTSTRILLLFLSCLQLSILCAQPTPKTISIPRPKDDILMRVVTFPDTVWRSTIDFEALFTEREKHQLDSLMQDFEKRSHIHIAVTTLGSFSTDAKDFEDYTFRLANVWGMEQKNNNSAIFIAISKEFRQMRIHNSLGIQNILSDEETSKIIQGYFIPEFKKGNYFEGTRNGLLELLSFLNNKLNRSGF; the protein is encoded by the coding sequence ATGAAAACATCAACACGTATATTACTTCTATTTTTAAGTTGCCTGCAACTTTCCATACTGTGTGCGCAACCAACTCCCAAAACAATAAGTATTCCACGTCCCAAAGATGATATTTTGATGCGTGTAGTTACATTTCCAGATACCGTATGGAGGTCAACGATTGATTTTGAAGCACTATTCACCGAGCGTGAAAAGCACCAACTTGACAGCTTGATGCAGGACTTTGAGAAACGCAGTCACATTCATATAGCCGTGACAACATTAGGTAGTTTTAGCACGGATGCTAAAGATTTCGAGGACTATACATTCAGACTTGCTAATGTCTGGGGTATGGAGCAAAAAAACAATAACTCCGCTATTTTTATTGCCATAAGCAAAGAATTCCGCCAAATGCGGATACACAACAGTTTGGGAATACAAAATATACTAAGCGATGAGGAGACAAGTAAAATTATACAAGGCTATTTTATTCCTGAATTTAAAAAAGGCAATTACTTTGAAGGTACACGAAATGGTTTGCTGGAATTACTTAGTTTTTTGAATAATAAACTCAATCGCTCCGGTTTCTAA
- a CDS encoding MaoC family dehydratase, translating into MIIINSYEAYKAFEGKLLGVSDWHKIDQKQINSFADATLDHQWIHVDEEKAVSEGPFKSTIAHGYLTLSLIPYLWKQIADVQNVKMEINYGIENLKFGQAVLVNSEVQLQAKVKSVTNLRGVIKVIIEATLFIKDAAKPAYVGDVIFLYHFK; encoded by the coding sequence ATGATTATAATCAATAGTTATGAAGCATATAAAGCTTTTGAGGGAAAGCTTTTGGGCGTATCCGATTGGCATAAAATAGATCAAAAGCAAATCAATAGTTTTGCAGATGCAACATTAGATCATCAATGGATTCATGTCGATGAAGAAAAAGCGGTATCAGAAGGCCCATTCAAATCAACAATTGCCCACGGCTACTTGACACTTTCACTGATACCCTACCTTTGGAAACAGATTGCAGATGTTCAAAATGTGAAAATGGAAATCAATTATGGAATCGAAAATCTAAAGTTTGGTCAGGCAGTTTTAGTGAATAGTGAAGTTCAATTGCAAGCAAAAGTTAAATCGGTTACAAATTTAAGAGGTGTCATTAAAGTAATCATTGAGGCTACTTTATTTATTAAAGATGCTGCCAAACCTGCATATGTTGGGGATGTCATATTTCTTTACCATTTTAAATAA
- a CDS encoding DUF4377 domain-containing protein codes for MIKFSTLFLLSLSTISFSSSAQTNTFTIEVKSGVPQQKALQVKYSNSAHWEPFYAAIDHFNYDPNFNYELRVKRTKLENSASHKPNYRYQLVKTIQKSIGKEDQMVLEINDKLVDCTGVGNMKCLQVKYNSKGNWEYFHDGIKDFDYQEGYTYKIIVNRKKVENPPQDASAYVFELVKIVEKKASKKSDSLPTVATFLSKFKWKLISLNGKEVGKYNAYILFDADKGRVSGNSSCNNFFGPFIITNNKITFPNIGSTMRACMGENIETDLYQVLENKDLSYDIAEQTFNLYIKNKHVAIFGLSEK; via the coding sequence ATGATCAAATTTTCAACCCTATTCTTACTTTCTTTATCAACAATAAGTTTCAGCTCCTCCGCACAAACAAATACTTTTACAATTGAAGTGAAAAGTGGGGTTCCACAACAGAAAGCATTACAGGTAAAATATTCTAACAGTGCACATTGGGAACCATTTTATGCTGCAATCGATCATTTCAATTATGATCCCAATTTCAATTATGAATTGCGTGTTAAGAGAACAAAATTAGAAAATTCAGCATCTCACAAACCTAATTATCGTTATCAACTGGTGAAAACAATACAAAAATCAATCGGTAAAGAAGATCAAATGGTCCTAGAAATCAATGATAAGTTGGTCGATTGTACTGGGGTTGGCAACATGAAATGTTTGCAAGTAAAATACAATTCAAAAGGTAATTGGGAATATTTTCATGATGGAATTAAAGATTTTGATTATCAAGAAGGCTATACCTACAAAATAATTGTGAATCGCAAAAAGGTAGAAAATCCTCCGCAAGATGCTTCTGCTTACGTATTTGAACTTGTAAAAATAGTAGAGAAAAAAGCTTCCAAAAAAAGCGACTCTTTACCTACTGTTGCCACATTTTTATCCAAATTTAAATGGAAGCTAATCAGCCTTAACGGAAAAGAAGTTGGAAAATACAATGCCTACATTTTATTTGATGCCGATAAAGGACGCGTATCTGGAAATTCCAGTTGCAACAACTTTTTCGGTCCATTTATCATAACCAATAATAAAATCACATTTCCAAATATAGGCAGTACCATGAGAGCCTGTATGGGAGAAAATATTGAAACGGATCTCTATCAGGTACTTGAAAACAAAGACCTTAGTTATGATATCGCAGAACAAACCTTTAATTTATACATTAAAAATAAGCATGTTGCTATTTTTGGTCTATCAGAAAAATAG
- a CDS encoding alpha/beta hydrolase, translated as MKSNFKYWLMSFAYIFLLTSSYAATVDTLTINSKTMNKGIKNVIILPEKYDKEQQYPVLYLLHGYSGRYDNWVNNVDEIKKLVDFYHYIVVCPDGGFDSWYWDVKGDQNYQYETFVSEELPTYIDAHYATKNDRSARAISGLSMGGHGALSLAFKHQDVYGAAGSTSGGLDIRPFPMNWNIKNRIGSYAAHPQEWESKSVINMINLLEPNKLALIIDCGREDFFYKVNMAFHDKLDYANIPHTFITRAGAHNWEYWSKSIVYQMAFFHDFFNKKQ; from the coding sequence ATGAAAAGTAACTTCAAATATTGGTTAATGAGTTTTGCTTATATCTTCTTATTGACAAGTAGTTATGCGGCAACAGTTGATACCTTAACGATCAACAGTAAAACGATGAACAAAGGCATTAAGAATGTGATTATCCTTCCTGAAAAATATGATAAGGAACAGCAGTATCCCGTTTTGTATTTATTACATGGTTATAGTGGAAGATATGATAATTGGGTGAATAATGTTGATGAGATAAAGAAATTGGTAGATTTTTATCATTACATCGTTGTTTGTCCAGATGGGGGTTTTGATAGTTGGTACTGGGATGTAAAAGGAGACCAAAATTATCAATATGAAACCTTTGTGAGTGAAGAATTACCAACGTATATAGATGCACATTATGCGACAAAAAATGATCGGTCTGCACGTGCCATATCGGGACTAAGTATGGGGGGACATGGAGCGCTATCACTGGCTTTCAAACATCAAGATGTATATGGGGCTGCTGGCAGTACTTCAGGAGGGCTTGATATTCGACCTTTTCCAATGAATTGGAATATCAAAAATAGAATTGGTTCGTATGCGGCTCATCCGCAAGAATGGGAAAGTAAATCAGTAATCAATATGATTAATTTACTGGAACCGAATAAACTGGCATTGATTATTGATTGTGGAAGAGAAGATTTCTTTTATAAAGTGAATATGGCATTTCATGATAAATTGGACTATGCTAACATCCCACATACTTTTATTACCCGTGCAGGAGCACATAATTGGGAATACTGGTCTAAATCAATTGTTTACCAAATGGCTTTTTTTCATGATTTTTTTAACAAAAAACAGTAG